One stretch of Bremerella cremea DNA includes these proteins:
- a CDS encoding Ig-like domain-containing protein: protein MRFKRPRFQASFGELLEDRSMLSGTPLDLDLSAVPTQTVFAGQTLEFNLGDLGATVSEGEDGPRTVMYQLDPDGDERPEGMSMTFSGDFLWTPTAEQEGLYSVKIIAVENGKPVNADVEELMIDVRVGRPVVDLNGEDQEGIDYNAVLQLGHGPVSVVDADLSVSDENDATLQSATITLTNRLDGADESLSVNVEGTNISVEYSEDSILLTGEDTAENYAQVLRSLIYNNTSLDADPTSRIVEITISDGEYDSHVATATIAVNHAPDLQPIADQTVGAGQSVEVVVTATDKNEADELFLLLDVESPDFVTLTQEPGAREATLAIAPGAEVMPGEYVIRVLSIDQHGMADAETFLLTIAAAANTAPTITPIDDQTIDQDNATDPLAFSIGDAESAVENLTVSVASDNPDLVDPAGIIVTGEGADKTLVVTPLAGAFGTATITLSVSDGEETTTESFVLTVGEVVANTPPTITPIDDQTIDQDNATDPLAFSIGDAESAVEDLTVSVASDNPDLVDPAGIIVTGEGADKTLVVTPLAGAFGTATITLSVSDGEETTTESFLLTVGEVVASPIAEADSFATDANTPLSVDPAGVLTNDVGDGLTVTEVNGETVNVGSPVELTSGATVTINADGSLSFDPTGNYASLGEGETAVETVSYTTTDATLGTATADVEITITGVNDAPVATDDAYATESDTALSLTVSGVLANDTDIDNGDTLTVTAVNGAAENVGQSITLESGAVLTLNADGSMTFDPSGQFGDLAEPATVSFSYTVADSHGLTSEANVTVTVSAPSGIANQNAAPINSVPGEQSTDNATPLVFDEANGNAISVSDGDAADAMVEVTVSVDNGLLTLANGFESFRHKLLGSIDQINSLLNGLVYTPSAGFEGTATLTLVTDDLGNSGLGGAKADADSVLIAVAAAAATNGVEGAVEAPAAEGESIDSIVGSEDDLDDLFQPCHFA, encoded by the coding sequence ATGCGGTTCAAACGCCCCCGTTTTCAAGCCTCGTTCGGGGAACTATTGGAAGATCGCAGCATGTTGAGTGGTACTCCGCTAGACTTGGATTTGTCAGCGGTCCCCACGCAAACCGTGTTTGCCGGCCAGACACTCGAGTTCAACCTCGGTGATCTGGGAGCAACGGTTAGCGAAGGGGAGGATGGGCCAAGGACGGTCATGTATCAGCTCGATCCCGACGGAGACGAGCGACCGGAAGGAATGTCGATGACGTTCTCCGGCGATTTCCTGTGGACACCAACTGCCGAGCAAGAAGGGCTGTATAGCGTTAAGATCATTGCCGTCGAAAACGGCAAACCGGTCAATGCCGATGTGGAAGAGTTGATGATCGATGTCCGTGTTGGGCGTCCAGTTGTCGATCTCAATGGAGAAGATCAGGAAGGCATTGACTACAACGCCGTCCTGCAACTCGGGCATGGCCCGGTCAGCGTTGTCGATGCCGATCTAAGCGTTTCGGACGAAAACGACGCCACGCTGCAATCGGCTACCATTACGCTGACTAACCGTCTCGACGGTGCGGACGAATCGCTTTCGGTCAACGTGGAAGGGACCAACATCAGCGTCGAGTACAGCGAAGACTCGATTCTGTTGACTGGCGAGGACACCGCCGAGAACTATGCCCAAGTTCTGCGGTCGCTCATCTACAACAACACTAGCCTCGATGCCGATCCGACTTCTCGCATTGTCGAGATTACGATTAGCGATGGAGAGTACGATAGCCATGTGGCTACGGCAACCATCGCAGTGAATCATGCCCCCGACTTGCAGCCAATCGCAGATCAAACGGTTGGGGCTGGGCAAAGTGTGGAAGTGGTCGTCACGGCGACCGACAAGAACGAAGCGGACGAACTGTTCCTGCTGCTGGATGTCGAGTCGCCTGACTTTGTCACGTTGACCCAGGAACCAGGTGCCCGCGAAGCAACGTTGGCGATCGCCCCAGGTGCCGAGGTCATGCCTGGCGAATACGTCATTCGCGTGCTGAGCATCGACCAACATGGCATGGCGGATGCCGAGACCTTTCTGTTAACGATTGCCGCCGCAGCCAATACTGCGCCTACGATTACCCCCATCGATGATCAAACGATCGATCAAGACAATGCAACCGACCCTCTGGCGTTCAGCATTGGCGATGCCGAGTCGGCGGTGGAGAATTTGACGGTAAGCGTTGCATCGGATAACCCGGACCTGGTCGATCCGGCTGGTATCATTGTCACCGGCGAAGGGGCCGACAAGACGTTGGTGGTGACGCCGCTGGCCGGAGCGTTCGGCACGGCAACCATCACGCTTTCAGTCAGCGACGGGGAAGAGACGACGACAGAATCGTTCGTGCTGACGGTTGGCGAAGTGGTGGCCAATACTCCGCCGACGATTACCCCCATCGATGATCAAACGATTGATCAAGACAACGCAACCGACCCGCTGGCGTTCAGCATTGGCGATGCCGAGTCAGCGGTGGAGGATTTGACGGTAAGCGTTGCATCGGATAACCCGGACCTGGTCGATCCGGCTGGGATTATCGTCACCGGCGAAGGGGCCGACAAAACGTTGGTGGTGACGCCGCTAGCCGGGGCGTTCGGCACGGCAACCATCACGCTTTCAGTCAGCGACGGGGAAGAGACCACCACCGAATCGTTCTTGCTGACGGTTGGCGAAGTGGTGGCGTCACCGATTGCGGAAGCCGATAGCTTCGCGACCGATGCCAACACGCCGTTGTCGGTCGATCCGGCTGGCGTGTTGACCAACGATGTGGGTGACGGCTTGACGGTGACCGAGGTAAACGGCGAAACGGTCAACGTCGGCAGTCCGGTGGAACTGACTTCGGGGGCCACGGTGACGATCAACGCCGATGGTAGCCTTAGTTTCGATCCAACCGGCAACTACGCATCGTTGGGCGAAGGAGAGACGGCCGTCGAAACCGTTTCGTACACGACGACCGATGCCACGTTAGGCACAGCGACCGCCGATGTCGAGATTACGATTACCGGCGTTAACGATGCCCCTGTGGCAACCGATGATGCCTATGCCACAGAGTCGGACACGGCTCTCTCGTTAACCGTTTCTGGCGTACTGGCAAATGATACCGATATCGACAACGGCGATACGCTAACCGTGACTGCCGTGAATGGTGCTGCGGAAAATGTCGGTCAATCGATCACGCTGGAATCGGGAGCGGTGCTCACGCTTAATGCGGACGGCAGCATGACGTTCGATCCGAGTGGTCAGTTTGGCGATTTGGCCGAACCGGCAACGGTGAGCTTCAGCTATACCGTTGCTGATTCGCATGGCCTGACTTCCGAGGCAAACGTGACGGTGACGGTCTCGGCTCCAAGCGGAATAGCCAATCAGAATGCCGCGCCGATCAATTCGGTGCCTGGCGAGCAGTCGACCGACAATGCCACGCCGCTCGTGTTTGACGAAGCCAACGGCAACGCGATCTCCGTTTCCGATGGGGACGCCGCCGATGCCATGGTGGAAGTGACCGTGAGTGTCGATAACGGCTTGCTGACGTTGGCGAACGGCTTCGAGAGTTTCCGGCATAAGTTGCTGGGTTCGATCGATCAGATCAACTCGCTGCTGAACGGGTTGGTTTATACGCCCAGTGCTGGTTTCGAGGGAACGGCGACGTTGACCCTGGTAACCGACGACCTTGGTAATTCCGGCTTGGGGGGAGCCAAGGCCGATGCCGATAGCGTGCTGATCGCCGTAGCGGCCGCAGCCGCTACCAATGGCGTCGAAGGTGCGGTCGAGGCACCGGCTGCGGAGGGTGAGAGCATCGATTCCATCGTCGGCAGTGAAGACGACTTGGACGACCTTTTCCAGCCGTGTCACTTCGCGTAA
- a CDS encoding amidohydrolase family protein, with translation MPTVTPAIIDTHQHLWDLEKLELPWLNNAGPPLAAQHWVEEYAAATTGLNIQTAMYMEVDAAADQKQREADHVLALIASSKSSTRYAILSANPGQDGFRKFVAPFRNNQAVKGFRQVLHGGNTPAGYCLSRKFIDNCRYLGELGKTFDLCLRPKELKDAVRLAEACPKTRFVLDHCGNADPKAFFPRSDARRGEPDHDADQWRQDMATLAEQENVFCKISGIVARVPEKWSPDDLQPIVQHCAEAFGDRRIVFGSDWPVCKLGASLKEWVTALREIISPWPTAAQARLWRENAQNIYQITA, from the coding sequence ATGCCGACCGTTACCCCTGCGATCATCGATACCCATCAGCACCTTTGGGATCTGGAAAAGCTGGAACTGCCCTGGCTCAACAATGCTGGTCCTCCTTTAGCTGCTCAGCATTGGGTTGAAGAGTATGCTGCGGCAACCACCGGGCTGAATATACAAACGGCCATGTACATGGAAGTCGACGCGGCTGCCGACCAAAAGCAGCGCGAAGCCGACCACGTCTTGGCGCTGATTGCCTCTAGCAAGTCGTCCACCCGGTATGCGATTCTGTCGGCCAACCCCGGCCAAGATGGATTCCGTAAATTCGTCGCTCCCTTTCGCAACAACCAAGCGGTTAAAGGATTTCGCCAAGTACTGCATGGAGGAAACACGCCGGCTGGATATTGTTTGTCGCGAAAGTTCATCGACAACTGCCGCTACTTGGGCGAGTTGGGCAAAACGTTTGACCTTTGCCTGCGACCTAAGGAACTAAAAGATGCGGTTCGCTTGGCCGAAGCCTGTCCCAAGACACGCTTTGTGCTCGATCATTGTGGCAACGCCGATCCGAAGGCATTCTTTCCTCGTAGCGATGCCCGGCGCGGAGAGCCTGACCACGACGCCGACCAGTGGCGACAAGACATGGCCACCCTGGCCGAACAAGAGAACGTCTTCTGCAAGATCTCTGGCATTGTCGCGCGAGTACCAGAGAAGTGGAGCCCGGACGATCTGCAACCGATTGTTCAGCACTGCGCCGAAGCCTTCGGCGACCGCCGGATTGTGTTCGGCAGCGATTGGCCGGTCTGCAAACTAGGTGCCTCTCTGAAAGAATGGGTTACGGCGCTGCGTGAAATCATTTCTCCCTGGCCCACTGCGGCGCAAGCGCGGCTGTGGCGAGAGAACGCTCAGAACATCTACCAGATAACCGCCTAG
- a CDS encoding sulfatase-like hydrolase/transferase, which yields MLRYLLVLFVVATSCGLVVAQEKTEPTRPNILWITSEDNGPELGCYGDTYSDSPNIDALAAQGMRYKRAWSNAPVCAPARTTIISGIYPPATGAEHMRSNTLLPKNMHMFPYYLHEAGYYCTNNSKEDYNVAKEGFVWDQSNGKAHWRGRKEGQPFFAVFNFTVSHESQLRKRPHTLVHDPAKAPLPAYHPDTPEVRHDWAQYYDKITEMDKQVGLVLAQLKDDGLDDETIVFYYGDHGSGMPRSKRWPYDSGLHVPMIVHVPEKYKNLAPKDYQVGGESDRLVSFIDLAPTVLSLAGIEPKPWMQGDAFMGSFETKNPQYMYGFRGRMDERYDLVRSCTDGRFVYIRQFMPHKIYGQHIDYMFQTPTTQVWKKMYDEGKLNAAQRHFWETKPAEELYDLTTDPDEVNNLATDPAYADQLEKMRFAIHQWQQEIRDIGFMPEAEIHAQRGDLSPYELGHDPQRYHLARVQATAEMAAQRSPDFLPNLIDGLKADDVTVRYWSALGILMQGEPALGQARSGLRAALEDSSKSVRCIAAEALGRFGNEQDVKLALDQLGKMIDPTQNGVYVSMLALNSIDAMEERAKPLASTLKGTPDGAKQAPPRMGNYVNRLLEELSAKLSK from the coding sequence ATGCTGCGATACCTGCTGGTTTTGTTTGTCGTTGCCACGAGTTGTGGTTTGGTGGTCGCCCAAGAAAAGACAGAGCCGACGCGGCCAAATATCTTGTGGATTACCAGCGAAGATAACGGCCCAGAACTAGGTTGCTACGGCGATACCTACTCCGATTCCCCCAATATCGATGCGTTGGCGGCTCAGGGAATGCGTTACAAGCGAGCTTGGTCGAATGCCCCCGTTTGTGCGCCGGCGCGAACGACGATTATCTCCGGTATTTATCCGCCAGCGACCGGAGCGGAACACATGCGTAGCAACACCCTGCTGCCCAAGAATATGCACATGTTTCCGTATTACCTGCACGAGGCAGGCTATTACTGCACGAACAATTCCAAGGAAGATTACAACGTAGCGAAAGAGGGCTTCGTGTGGGATCAGTCGAACGGCAAAGCACACTGGCGGGGGCGAAAGGAAGGGCAGCCCTTTTTTGCGGTGTTCAACTTTACGGTCAGCCACGAAAGCCAATTGCGCAAGCGACCTCACACGTTGGTCCATGATCCGGCGAAAGCCCCGCTGCCGGCTTACCATCCTGATACGCCTGAAGTTCGCCACGACTGGGCCCAGTATTACGACAAGATCACCGAGATGGACAAACAGGTCGGCTTGGTGCTGGCTCAGTTGAAGGATGACGGCTTGGACGATGAGACGATCGTGTTTTACTACGGCGATCACGGTAGCGGTATGCCGCGCAGCAAACGCTGGCCGTACGATTCCGGCTTGCATGTGCCGATGATTGTGCATGTGCCAGAGAAGTATAAGAACCTCGCTCCGAAGGATTACCAGGTCGGTGGTGAGTCGGATCGTTTGGTCAGCTTCATCGACCTGGCCCCAACCGTGCTAAGCCTCGCCGGTATCGAGCCGAAACCGTGGATGCAAGGTGACGCCTTCATGGGGTCGTTCGAGACCAAGAACCCACAATATATGTACGGCTTTCGTGGGCGCATGGACGAACGTTACGACTTGGTGCGTTCGTGTACCGATGGCCGCTTTGTTTACATTCGCCAGTTCATGCCCCATAAAATTTATGGTCAGCATATCGACTATATGTTCCAAACGCCTACCACGCAGGTTTGGAAGAAAATGTACGACGAAGGCAAGCTGAACGCGGCTCAAAGACATTTCTGGGAAACGAAACCAGCCGAGGAACTTTACGACCTGACAACCGACCCGGACGAAGTCAACAACCTGGCGACCGACCCTGCCTATGCCGATCAACTGGAAAAAATGCGATTCGCGATTCACCAGTGGCAGCAAGAGATCCGTGATATCGGGTTCATGCCGGAGGCAGAAATTCATGCACAGCGTGGCGATTTGTCTCCCTACGAATTGGGACACGACCCGCAGCGTTATCACCTGGCCCGGGTGCAGGCGACCGCAGAAATGGCCGCGCAGCGCAGTCCTGATTTTCTGCCGAACTTGATCGACGGCCTGAAGGCCGACGACGTGACGGTGCGGTATTGGTCGGCACTGGGCATCTTAATGCAAGGGGAACCGGCGCTTGGCCAGGCACGCTCCGGGCTGCGGGCCGCGCTTGAGGATTCGTCGAAGAGTGTCCGCTGTATCGCGGCCGAAGCTTTGGGGCGTTTTGGAAACGAACAAGACGTGAAGCTGGCGTTAGATCAACTTGGCAAGATGATCGATCCCACGCAGAACGGGGTTTATGTCTCGATGCTGGCGTTGAATTCGATCGATGCGATGGAAGAACGGGCCAAGCCGTTGGCTAGCACGCTTAAGGGAACTCCGGACGGAGCGAAGCAAGCTCCACCTCGTATGGGCAACTACGTGAATCGTTTGCTCGAAGAACTTTCCGCCAAACTGAGCAAGTAA